ctactgatcacatacttccagtGTTCTTTACAGTGGCGTTGCTGTTCACCATTATTTCCACAAGGGGGCAGCTGAGAGTCAAAAGTCTCTAACAAcagcaaaaccaacatggccacTGTGGAGTCAATACCACTGACTGATCCACTACTGAAGTGTCTGTATTAACAACATCATGGCATTCAGTCGCTCAGATCCATCCGCCCTGTGTGACACAGACATGGTGCTGGACCATCAAGAAGAATCTCACGAGCTGGACGAGAGTGTACGCGAGAAGCTGCGCGAGGTCTTGCTGAAGAAACACCACCACCagaatgagaagaagaaaaagatgccCATGGTGCGCTCCTTTGCTGAGGGATCCAGGAAACAGTCTGAGGGTAATGTGATAGCTAGACGAGTGTCATGTGTCATTGACTACACATGAGCAGTTTTGCAAATTGTAGAGTACGTTGAATGATTATGAGATGTGAATTTCTCCTGACCATTCAGCTGGCCAAGCTACGTCTCCGCAGCCGACGACGTCCGAGCTTTCCAAAACTGCCGTGGGACAGGATGCTACTCCGGCTGAATTCACTAAGGTGGGAGAGAAGGATTGTGGAATTGTGGATTTGCTTACAATCTGATGTGGTCGCCTTAAAAATACATTGGCATTCGCATAGCACAGACTAGCATAGCAGCGAGGCCAAATAAAATAGCAGGTAAACCGCATGCGCTTCGTGAACAGAAAGTTAAATCTGACCTTAGTTGAGCACAGTAGCTGAAatcttgatgatgatgatgataataattcatcatcaaaagtgtctttcGTATGAGCAGTTGTGACAATGCTCATAAGTGAACAACAAGGGCAGCGTTTTTCAGTGTGCTCCAACCTGCCACCGTGCTGACCTGGTCCGTTCCTTCCTAAGTCGAGGCGAGAACTTTTTCCAATGCTTATTTGTTTCAAGATTCTTCAGTTCCACTGACTCCCCTGCAGTACTGAGGTTCTGTCATGACACACTGTTCAGAAGGTTAGGGTTCCATTCCCACATAGGTCCTGCACTTATATTCATAACAGACTATTTGTTTGAAGGACACTTGGGAGCTTTTTTgatggaggtttgcactctctgagcgCTTTTCTATTTACTGCATTGTTCATTGACAAGGTTCAGGCTGGAAAAACTGCATGTACATTAGATATAGCATAAATCCTGGACTATAGAGGGCACTGGCatataagccacacccactcaATCTGAGAAGGAatatagatcttgttcatacagaagccacaccggtctataagccgcgggtacAGTGGTTCTGTCTGTATCATAGAAAGGTCAATGGTGCACCCAGCTTTAAAATGCATGAAGATCCCTTCTAAACAGGGTCCAGGACATCGGTTCTATTGGCGGAGTTGTGCACACGCggatgaaaacagtgcattttgagcgctttaaggtcaataaaacgcctgggATGttatcggtttgatgtgacgaggctcaatattttggcagtgtgatgctctttagcctgtaaaagtcCATATATGTGCCTTGCCGTTATATAATCTGCTGGGTTCAAagagtgagaaaaaaagtagcagcttatagtccggaaactACGATACTTAATTCATAAAAATCTTGAGTGTCATAACAAGCTTAGGTCTGATATTTGTCCAATCTGGTCTGTAAAGTGTGAGTCATGAAAAGTGATGAACCCCTACACTAGAGATTTTGATCACACCAGCTGCATCACTCGCATTGTCTCTCAACGCTCCTGTCGTCTCAGGTGGATATGAACTTCATGAAGAAAATTCCAGAAGGAGCTGAAGCCTCTAACATACTGGTCGGGGAGCTTGAATTCCTGGAGAGGTCCATTATTGCCTTCATCAGGCTTTCTCCAGccgtgctgctcagtggacTGACTGAAGTGCCCATACGGACCAGGTCCTTGTTATGCTTGGAATCCAAAGGTTTTAAGAAGTGATGCACGTCCAATCGTCTGTTCATTGACATGTGAATGATCTGCAAGGTTTATCTTCATTCTGCTGGGCCCGATTGGAAAAGCTGCTCAGTACCATCAAATCGGCCGCTCCATGGGAACTGTCATGACGGATGAGGCAAGTTATCATGCTTtgatctaaaaaaacaaaacaaaacgtatGGACGCTCAAGTATGCCTCTCTTTCTGGACCAGATTTTCCATTACGTAGCCTACAAGGCTAAAAACAGAAAGGACCTGTTGGCTGGGATTGATGAGTTTCTGGACCAGGTGACGGTCCTGCCACCAGGAGAGTGGGATCCTTCCATCCGCATTGAGCCGCCCAAAAGTGTCCCATCTCAGGTAACCTGAGGTTTGGATTATAGCCTCATGCCTGGTTTGCTATGATAATAATGTCTCCTGATATGCTAAAGGTTGATCTCTGTTTTGgctgcaggagaagaggaagatgccGATGGCCCCTAATGGCACCGCCTGCCAGGCAGATGACTTACCCCATGCTGATCACCATGGCCCAGAGCTGCAGAGGACAGGAAGGTCATACAATTTCTTTATGTACTATTCATGGATCTGCTTTGAATATGGGGGACGCTCAGGAGAGGTGTCAATTTATTGTGCCGTATTCTATTGCAATTCTGCTTTTTAACTCCAATAACTAAAAAACCCTAACTTAAAATGTGAGCTATACATGTAGTATATCAAGGATAAGTATATATAAGTCAAGTGTAACAAaaagtgtaacaaaaaaaagaaaaaagaaaaagaaacaatgaaaacaaaccataTCCCTTCCCTCCCTTTACTTACGTCAGTTGAGAGTTTAGTTTCCCATCTTTAAGCACAAATAGTTTAAGGACAAAAAAGCTAATaattaaacaaagctggatgTCTGGTTCGTACCGctctaaaaatataaatatatctagAGTAATGTCATGTTAAATACAGATTGGACAAATAATGACGTTCAAAGGTACAGATTATAGTGTCTTGAGGTTCTCAAAATACAAGATAAAAGGTCTCCAAAGAATTTGGAATTTTTCTGGAGAACTGCTCACAGAATAGCGGATCTTTTCGAGGCTTAAACACGACATGATATCTCTCAACCATTGAGCATGTGTGGACGGGGCAGCATCTCTCCACCTCAGTAATATAGCACGCCTGgccagaagcaaaaaaaaagtgaaatcattCTTCTTTTGTTGGTAGTAAATCTTCCATCTTCGTCTTAGGTGCCATACAGAGCCAGCAAAAGATCAGGGCATCTACTGTCAATTTTGGAGACCAGTTTGTAATGTGTGTGGTCAGAGTGACGATGGAATAGTTCATAAAATGAACTACAGTTTTGGTAGCTGCATGAATTCTGAATTGGCTCCGGGAAAGTGGTCTCCTGGGCCGAGCAGTATGCAGCAACTAGATGCTGTCAGTTATAGTGTGCACCTCTTCAACACGGGGGACGAACCAGccaaaccacagcagcagctccaaaTCATTTCCAAAGTTGCCCTGTCCACAATGAAGTCTGCTCCAAGGCAGTCATTACTGGAATATTGCGTGATCAAGGGATGGTAGCGTGACTTACAATAGCGTCCCGTGTGGATGCAGACatgtattgaaatattttgttgttagatagatagatctgaCTGTGGCAATTTAAAATAAGTAAAGGTGAAAATCAATGAAGTTGCTTTATGATCCCAAAGACATTAAGATCGTACAGCCAGAGCATATGCTGTCCGTGTTTGTTGACTTTCCCCACTGTGTCACTAATGTCACTCTATGTGAGAATGACACAGTGCTGTTCTAGCGGCTTCATTGAGACTGCGATGCATCAAATGACCGACAGGGGTCGCAAAAGCTGTGAATCAGAGTATGAAGAATGAGTGCGAGCAGTCCGAAGATTCAACCTTAAGTGGCAGGAAGTAACAACACATTCCTGCATCTAAACAGTAGCTAGTTCTTCAAgcgagtaaaaaaaaagtatgtaatTTTCCACTATATCTATGACAAAGATTTTACATCGGAAAAtttgtcttcctcatctttctttTACTCCATATGTTTTTGCGATGAGAaagcttgcttttttttcttcacaattaAATAATGAAGAAAGAAGTCACCTCCAGAGAAAGGGTGAGAGTTGCATTGCAGACCATTGCATTTCCTGCTGATGTACTGGTTCAGGAGACAAACTAGCCCATCACATGTTAGACCTGATTCCATGATGTTTACATTTTCCAGTTTTGAAGATTCTGTTTTTCAGGAATTGTGTCGTAGATTAAACTTGAAAAAATGTAATCGACGTGTGACTAGCTTTATTAGTGCTTTGAATGGACGTTTTTGCTGCTGGTTATTTTAGGTTGCCGCTTCAGCAACAGTggcatatatatgtatatatatatgtgtgttcaCGCCTTCACTGTTGGGTTGCTGGCTTATCTTGTCTGATGGTCACAAGATTGTCTGTCAACATTTCTAATCACATGCTTGCACCTCTGTGATTTTGTCAGGTTGTTCGGGGGGTTGCTACTGGACATTAAAAGGAAGGCTCCCTTCTTTGTGAGTGACTTCAGAGAcggtctcagtctccagtgtaTGGcctctttcctcttcctctaCTGTGCCTGCATGTCTCCAGTCATCACCTTCGGAGGCTTGCTGGGTGAAGCCACTGAGGGGCGCATTGTAAGAACAGTGAACGAAAAGCAAACTCAGTGACAGAAATAAAACGGAAATCCATCTCACATAGAGGCACTGTCTTCTTTCCAGAGCGCCATCGAGTCCTTGTTTGGCGCCTCAATGACCGGAGTAGCCTACTCTCTGTTTGCCGGACAACCTCTCACCATCCTGGGCAGCACCGGGCCTGTGCTGGTTTTCGAGAAGATCCTCTTTAAATTCTGCAGGTTTCACCAAAGCCTCTTGACTCTTGCTGACTGTTGATCTGTTCTGGTTTGCTGACTCCACTCTCTCTGTTCCGCTCAGGGATTACAGCCTTTCCTATCTGTCTCTGAGGAGTAGCATCGGCTTATGGACAGCTTTCCTGTGTTTGCTGTTGGTTGCCACAGATGCAAGTTCCCTAGTGTGCTACATCACCCGCTTCACAGAGGAGTCCTTTGCATCCCTCATCTGCATCATCTTTATTTATGAAGCCTTCGAGAAATTGATTCACTTGTCGGAAATCTATCCGTTCAACGCACACAGCGACCTGGACAAACTCACTCTGTCATAGTGAGCCACCAAACTTTTCTTCATGTCTCTACTAAGGCGTGATCTGGTGCTGCATGCCCTTATGACTATTCCTCTGAAGAGGAAGTTCAATGACTTTTTATCTTGTCCTGCATGAAACCGTTGCAATAACAAGGCTCCCTTTTTTAAGTTGCAAAATGAGTAACAAATATTTCCCTCGATATTTTGGCGTCAGAGAAGTAATTTTTGTATCTGAGATTCATGAATAATGGTCAGCTGGATGGCTACATTACGTGCTGCTTTTGCAAATATTTTCTTCTATAATGTGCTTGCATTGTAATGAGGTTATTGTATTCTGTCTTTTGACTCTTTGCTTCTTTCTGTGTAGCTGTAGGTGTGAAGCTCCTGATAAACCCAGTGAAAAAACAATAGCAATGTGGAGCCAGCGAAACATCACCCAGGAGAATGTGCAATGGGCCAACCTCACCGTCAAGGTAGCTCTTCCGTGTGAGGATATGTGAGACCCTTCACCTTGGTCACATAAGGATGTTTCTTGCACCTTCATTAATTTGCTTTTGAATTTTTCCTTTTGCATCCGTCTCTGCAGGAGTGCATCAGTTACCATGGGCAATTTGTTGGGACGGCCTGCGGACACCGCGGTCCCTACACCCCGGACGTCCTCTTCTGGTCCACCATTTTGTTCTTCATGACCTTTGCCATGTCTTCATTTCTTAAAATGTTCAAGACTAGCCGTTATTTTCCAACCAAGGTAGTAACTacacagcagagagaaaatGTGAATTTGGAGGAGAGTGATGTGCTTTTGTTTGTCCAGGTGCGCTCCATGATAAGTGATTTTTCAGTCTTTCTTACCATCGTCTTCATGGCTCTTCTGGACTACTCTGTCGGCGTTCCCTCTCAGAAATTGAAAGTCCCCAATAAATTCCAGGTAAAGGCACGTAACCGTTTACCGTTAGTTATGAAGAAGAACTTTTTTTGTGCAGAAGCTCACGCTGTTACATTTGTAACGCCAGCCCACCCGGGGTGACAGGGGTTGGTATATCAGTCCAATAGGTACGAATCCGTGGTGGACTGTCCTGGCAGCGGCCATCCCCGCGCTGCTCTGcaccatcctcatcttcatggaCCAGCAGATCACGGCTGTCATCGTGAATCGGAAAGAGCACAAGCTAGTGGTTAGTAGGGAAGAGTTGCTCAGCCTCCTTGTTGAGACTCCGTGGTGACTCACGGCGTGTTTTGCAGAAAGGCTGTGGGTACcacctggacctgctggtggtTGGAGTGATGCTCGCTGTGTGCTCCATCATGGGTTTGCCCTGGTTTGTGGCTGCCACTGTCTTATCTATC
Above is a window of Synchiropus splendidus isolate RoL2022-P1 chromosome 6, RoL_Sspl_1.0, whole genome shotgun sequence DNA encoding:
- the slc4a8 gene encoding electroneutral sodium bicarbonate exchanger 1 isoform X1 yields the protein MPVSDPESILSYQRPDEEVVVDKGGTSSVLNIHYEKEELEGHRTLFVGVRMPRQIHRHHKAHGSRHRRRDKRAESTATQPSEESDSTISFQDTPSQRVRFILGSEEDEEHVAHQLFTQLDEICVKDRSGSEWKETARWIKFEEDVEDGGERWSKPYVASLSLHSLFELRSCIINGTVLLDMHAQSLGEIADMVLDHQEESHELDESVREKLREVLLKKHHHQNEKKKKMPMVRSFAEGSRKQSEAGQATSPQPTTSELSKTAVGQDATPAEFTKVDMNFMKKIPEGAEASNILVGELEFLERSIIAFIRLSPAVLLSGLTEVPIRTRFIFILLGPIGKAAQYHQIGRSMGTVMTDEIFHYVAYKAKNRKDLLAGIDEFLDQVTVLPPGEWDPSIRIEPPKSVPSQEKRKMPMAPNGTACQADDLPHADHHGPELQRTGRLFGGLLLDIKRKAPFFVSDFRDGLSLQCMASFLFLYCACMSPVITFGGLLGEATEGRISAIESLFGASMTGVAYSLFAGQPLTILGSTGPVLVFEKILFKFCRDYSLSYLSLRSSIGLWTAFLCLLLVATDASSLVCYITRFTEESFASLICIIFIYEAFEKLIHLSEIYPFNAHSDLDKLTLSYCRCEAPDKPSEKTIAMWSQRNITQENVQWANLTVKECISYHGQFVGTACGHRGPYTPDVLFWSTILFFMTFAMSSFLKMFKTSRYFPTKVRSMISDFSVFLTIVFMALLDYSVGVPSQKLKVPNKFQPTRGDRGWYISPIGTNPWWTVLAAAIPALLCTILIFMDQQITAVIVNRKEHKLVKGCGYHLDLLVVGVMLAVCSIMGLPWFVAATVLSISHVNSLKLESESLAPGEQPRFLGIKEQRLTGLFIFLLMGCSVFMTGALQIIPMPVLYGVFLYMGVSSLKGIQFFDRLKLFGMPAKHQPDFIYLRHVPLRKVHLFTVTQLTCLIALWAIKTSPAAIVFPMMVLALVFIRKLMDFCFSTRELSYLDDLMPEWKKKNLDDASKKIVEEPVVDSTDENTTAIAMTSQSSAPEPPEQAHDPRSDPSNINISAEMSKSTVWISLDSNQRDCRSVVVEKD
- the slc4a8 gene encoding electroneutral sodium bicarbonate exchanger 1 isoform X3 is translated as MPVSDPESILSYQRPDEEVVVDKGGTSSVLNIHYEKEELEGHRTLFVGVRMPRQIHRHHKAHGSRHRRRDKRAESTATQPSEESDSTISFQDTPSQRVRFILGSEEDEEHVAHQLFTQLDEICVKDRSGSEWKETARWIKFEEDVEDGGERWSKPYVASLSLHSLFELRSCIINGTVLLDMHAQSLGEIADMVLDHQEESHELDESVREKLREVLLKKHHHQNEKKKKMPMVRSFAEGSRKQSEAGQATSPQPTTSELSKTAVGQDATPAEFTKVDMNFMKKIPEGAEASNILVGELEFLERSIIAFIRLSPAVLLSGLTEVPIRTRFIFILLGPIGKAAQYHQIGRSMGTVMTDEIFHYVAYKAKNRKDLLAGIDEFLDQVTVLPPGEWDPSIRIEPPKSVPSQEKRKMPMAPNGTACQADDLPHADHHGPELQRTGRLFGGLLLDIKRKAPFFVSDFRDGLSLQCMASFLFLYCACMSPVITFGGLLGEATEGRISAIESLFGASMTGVAYSLFAGQPLTILGSTGPVLVFEKILFKFCRDYSLSYLSLRSSIGLWTAFLCLLLVATDASSLVCYITRFTEESFASLICIIFIYEAFEKLIHLSEIYPFNAHSDLDKLTLSYCRCEAPDKPSEKTIAMWSQRNITQENVQWANLTVKECISYHGQFVGTACGHRGPYTPDVLFWSTILFFMTFAMSSFLKMFKTSRYFPTKVRSMISDFSVFLTIVFMALLDYSVGVPSQKLKVPNKFQPTRGDRGWYISPIGTNPWWTVLAAAIPALLCTILIFMDQQITAVIVNRKEHKLVKGCGYHLDLLVVGVMLAVCSIMGLPWFVAATVLSISHVNSLKLESESLAPGEQPRFLGIKEQRLTGLFIFLLMGCSVFMTGALQIIPMPVLYGVFLYMGVSSLKGIQFFDRLKLFGMPAKHQPDFIYLRHVPLRKVHLFTVTQLTCLIALWAIKTSPAAIVFPMMVLALVFIRKLMDFCFSTRELSYLDDLMPEWKKKNLDDASKKIVEEPVVDSTDENTTAIAMTSQSSAPEPPEQAHDPRIEGLDFIDE
- the slc4a8 gene encoding electroneutral sodium bicarbonate exchanger 1 isoform X2, yielding MKICQRNLSVKDCFAGHRTLFVGVRMPRQIHRHHKAHGSRHRRRDKRAESTATQPSEESDSTISFQDTPSQRVRFILGSEEDEEHVAHQLFTQLDEICVKDRSGSEWKETARWIKFEEDVEDGGERWSKPYVASLSLHSLFELRSCIINGTVLLDMHAQSLGEIADMVLDHQEESHELDESVREKLREVLLKKHHHQNEKKKKMPMVRSFAEGSRKQSEAGQATSPQPTTSELSKTAVGQDATPAEFTKVDMNFMKKIPEGAEASNILVGELEFLERSIIAFIRLSPAVLLSGLTEVPIRTRFIFILLGPIGKAAQYHQIGRSMGTVMTDEIFHYVAYKAKNRKDLLAGIDEFLDQVTVLPPGEWDPSIRIEPPKSVPSQEKRKMPMAPNGTACQADDLPHADHHGPELQRTGRLFGGLLLDIKRKAPFFVSDFRDGLSLQCMASFLFLYCACMSPVITFGGLLGEATEGRISAIESLFGASMTGVAYSLFAGQPLTILGSTGPVLVFEKILFKFCRDYSLSYLSLRSSIGLWTAFLCLLLVATDASSLVCYITRFTEESFASLICIIFIYEAFEKLIHLSEIYPFNAHSDLDKLTLSYCRCEAPDKPSEKTIAMWSQRNITQENVQWANLTVKECISYHGQFVGTACGHRGPYTPDVLFWSTILFFMTFAMSSFLKMFKTSRYFPTKVRSMISDFSVFLTIVFMALLDYSVGVPSQKLKVPNKFQPTRGDRGWYISPIGTNPWWTVLAAAIPALLCTILIFMDQQITAVIVNRKEHKLVKGCGYHLDLLVVGVMLAVCSIMGLPWFVAATVLSISHVNSLKLESESLAPGEQPRFLGIKEQRLTGLFIFLLMGCSVFMTGALQIIPMPVLYGVFLYMGVSSLKGIQFFDRLKLFGMPAKHQPDFIYLRHVPLRKVHLFTVTQLTCLIALWAIKTSPAAIVFPMMVLALVFIRKLMDFCFSTRELSYLDDLMPEWKKKNLDDASKKIVEEPVVDSTDENTTAIAMTSQSSAPEPPEQAHDPRSDPSNINISAEMSKSTVWISLDSNQRDCRSVVVEKD